Sequence from the Pyrobaculum neutrophilum V24Sta genome:
CCACCTCCGCCAGTGGGACACCACCAGATACAGGAGGGCCCGCCTCCCCACCTCCACAACCCCCACACGGCCCCCAGTTTTAAAACATTACCCCCCCCCCCGACCCTTCAAGCGCTGCAACCGGCGCCGAACCTCGTCCAGGATATCCTCGACGTCTTTGAGATACTCTCTGACGTACTGCTCGTCGCACATGCCGTCGTAGAAGCAGTCGATGTGGAGAAGCTTCTCCCTAGCCGCAAACCTATCCACAAGCTCGGCGAAGCCCAGCCTATACAGCGCGTCCCTCTTCTCTCTGTACGTCTTTGCCTCCACGCCGTACGCCCCCAGCAGCTCCTCGACGGCCTCCACCACGGCGAGCCAGCCCTTCTCAGCCGCGTCTCTCACAAGCATGGGGTCGCCCGTCTTCCCAAACCGCTCGAGCTCCTCATACGCCGCCTTGAGGGCCCTCCGTGCCTCCTCCAACATGCTAAAGTCTACCGATAGAATAAGTCATTGATCAGCCACCTCATAAACCTCCTTCTTAGGCTTCGGGAATATCTCACCCCGTCGTCATGCAACCCGGCCACCCTCAGATATATCCAAAACGCCGCAAGCCAAACAGCCACATCCTCCGCATACCGCCTATCACGCTTCTTACCGTACCCCCTAACCGCCTTCTCAAGCCGATAGGCTAGCGTATCCGCCGTCGGATCCGCCAAGTATAGACCCGAGAGCCGCCGCGCCGCCTCCTCCACCTTGCCGTCTGCCAACAGGCGGGCCACCTCGACAACGAGACCCTCCAGCCCACCCACCGAGGCCGTTGAGGCGACTCTACACCCCCCGAAGTCCGACACGCCCAACCCCCGCAACCTGCTAAAGGCGCACAAGAGGGCGGCGGCCGCCCCCCTCAACCCCCCATCCCCCATCACCTCCCACACAGGAGCCACCTGCCCGCCGATCCCCCTTGCCTTCAACACGGCAGAAGCCACAACCGCAACGGCGTGCCCCAGTGGGTCCACCCCCCTCTCCACAGCCCTCCGCATGTAGGCAAAGACAGAAGCCTCGCCACCGCCCAAGAGGGCCTCCGCTACCTTCTTCTCCTCCAGCTCAATCCCAAACATTGCCACCTGGTCAAGCAAAACCGTCCTCCCAGACACGACGACGTAATCCTCTCCAACGACCTCAAGACGGCCCTCCACAACCTCTCCATTGGACAAAACCACCGAGCTCCGCACAACAGAAGCCCTATTCTCATCGATCCACCGCCTTGCAAAAAACTCGAAGATGTTTAGATCAGGGAACAAAATACGCCAACCGTCGTAAGTATTTAAAGATAAAAATAGTATGATGACTAGAAAAGTAACAGCTATCAATATATTTGTTACATAAATATAGTGATTGTAATTAATCAAAAGCCATGTGTATAAAAAAGGTGTAAATGTAATAAACAATAATAAAATATTGAGTGAGTTTATAATATAGAGCATTATGGCATTCAAAAGCCACCTATCGAGCCTAGAGATGTCACTTGATGCCTTTATTAAAATAGTAAAAAATATTACGAGAAAAAATCCATAAATTAAAATAGTTGTATATTCATATGTATGCAATATCATAGAAAGAGGTATGACATAAAAAAGTGTAATGCCTAAAACTGAGATGATGAACACTACCATATACATCCCCAACGCCACAATTAATGACATCACATAGTTTTTTGCAAATCTTCCTCCAATCCAACTTATATAAAATATAAGAATAAAATTATAACTAAAAATCAAAATTTTATTTATAATATCAGCAATTTTCATATTATTGAAAATATTTGAAATAAGATAGAAAATCATAAAAATTACAAATATGTTCAAGAAGAAAATAGGCGTTAAATAATATATCATTATCTTAAAAAAATTTAATGGTAATCTTATTATTTTTATAAGGTCTGTGCCTAGGGCTTGAGAGAGGGCTGTTATGTAGAACTTCCGGCGTGTTGTTGTGAGCAGAGTTCCGACGTAGGCGCTTATCACACCCAGTATGTTAATCAACACGGCCCCCAGCGGGTTGGCGTATTCCAGCCCTATCTTTACGTCGGCACCTGGGTATACTGAGTATCGCTCGGATCCGTCTGACGTAAGGACCACCCC
This genomic interval carries:
- a CDS encoding DUF5618 family protein; translated protein: MLEEARRALKAAYEELERFGKTGDPMLVRDAAEKGWLAVVEAVEELLGAYGVEAKTYREKRDALYRLGFAELVDRFAAREKLLHIDCFYDGMCDEQYVREYLKDVEDILDEVRRRLQRLKGRGGG